Proteins encoded in a region of the Rothia mucilaginosa genome:
- a CDS encoding recombinase RecJ codes for MFVLTFIQRSAQHSLTALSDELAKLNPRVAFAQTYPDEIQGAFDRASDALHAALIAARDNGFWVGIGIGELNIPRFAGALGAVSTTDCTGDALEFSRLAVEEAQGGAPVRCISVSADNRHLADLAAGSARLLYRVCADRTDAEWRVVNLLVPGVRGQQKAAATALGITTQAVSRTLVRSLWHEEQAARGALIELLTRIDRSRRRTT; via the coding sequence GTGTTCGTTCTAACCTTTATTCAACGTTCCGCACAGCACTCACTCACTGCACTGTCGGACGAACTCGCAAAGCTCAACCCGCGTGTTGCCTTCGCCCAGACATACCCTGACGAAATTCAGGGCGCCTTCGACCGCGCCAGCGACGCACTCCACGCGGCGCTCATTGCCGCGCGCGATAACGGCTTCTGGGTCGGCATCGGAATCGGCGAGCTCAACATCCCCCGATTCGCAGGCGCACTCGGCGCCGTCAGCACCACCGACTGCACCGGCGACGCCCTCGAATTCTCACGCCTCGCCGTCGAAGAAGCACAAGGAGGCGCACCCGTACGCTGCATCAGCGTCAGCGCCGACAACCGCCACCTCGCCGACCTCGCCGCAGGCTCCGCACGCCTGCTCTACCGCGTATGCGCCGACCGCACCGACGCCGAATGGCGCGTAGTAAACCTGCTCGTACCCGGCGTGCGCGGCCAACAGAAGGCCGCCGCAACCGCACTCGGCATCACCACCCAGGCGGTCAGCCGCACCCTCGTCCGCTCCCTCTGGCACGAGGAGCAGGCGGCACGCGGTGCGCTCATCGAACTGCTGACCCGTATTGACCGTTCGCGCCGCCGCACCACCTAA
- a CDS encoding MFS transporter, whose protein sequence is MSVNTELLKNKDFRNTLFAIGANQLSDSMSYITTPIIILALTGSPEAASITLFVAGVLATCAGAVSGTWVDRIGPSKCLALSCIGQSLSWIAILLYLVFNVTNIYVLVITISLAAIISTFDYPSEQSIITRVVPKEHLGYASGMGETRESTANLLGGPVAGIIIGFSTVLMTAVHAVVNLLAFIVAPKSYGASRQPAEEEEGEKTSFWQDSKAGFEYILKNKVLVSIAFVSTLANFGTVGIPLTFIYYYTLEGAHPLFIGIFASAFGVGVLLGSFLVGPLTEKFALGPLGITSLAIMSACYLLLPVVHSMLWAVCLLIVLAGIVLPSFNSSIIAYINASTPEHMIGRVHSVQGIPNMALTPLAVLLAGFLIVDWGITYTALFYAVFIFLSLVVMVFQKPLRQLPHISQVTNAQ, encoded by the coding sequence ATGAGTGTCAACACCGAGCTACTCAAGAATAAAGATTTTAGAAATACTCTTTTCGCCATTGGAGCCAACCAACTCTCAGACTCGATGAGCTATATCACCACGCCCATCATTATTTTGGCGCTGACCGGCTCCCCCGAAGCTGCGAGTATCACCCTCTTTGTCGCGGGTGTTCTCGCCACCTGCGCCGGAGCGGTATCTGGAACGTGGGTCGACAGAATCGGCCCCTCAAAGTGCCTGGCACTGTCCTGTATCGGCCAGTCACTGTCCTGGATAGCGATTCTTCTCTACCTCGTTTTCAACGTCACCAACATTTACGTTTTGGTGATCACGATTTCTCTCGCCGCCATCATTTCCACCTTCGACTATCCGAGTGAACAGTCCATCATCACCCGCGTAGTCCCCAAGGAACACCTGGGGTACGCCTCCGGTATGGGCGAGACGCGCGAGTCCACCGCCAACCTACTGGGCGGCCCGGTCGCCGGCATCATTATCGGCTTCTCGACCGTGCTCATGACCGCAGTTCACGCGGTCGTCAACCTGCTGGCATTCATCGTCGCGCCCAAGAGCTACGGCGCTAGTCGGCAGCCCGCAGAAGAGGAGGAGGGCGAGAAAACCAGCTTCTGGCAGGACTCAAAAGCCGGTTTCGAGTACATCCTGAAGAACAAGGTACTGGTGTCCATTGCGTTCGTTTCAACACTTGCGAACTTTGGAACGGTCGGTATTCCGCTCACCTTCATCTACTACTACACCCTGGAGGGCGCACACCCGCTCTTCATCGGTATTTTTGCGAGCGCCTTCGGTGTGGGCGTGTTGCTCGGCTCGTTCCTGGTCGGCCCGCTGACCGAGAAGTTTGCACTCGGCCCGCTCGGCATCACCTCCCTGGCTATCATGTCGGCCTGCTACCTGTTGCTACCGGTGGTTCATTCGATGCTGTGGGCGGTGTGCCTGCTGATTGTGCTGGCGGGTATTGTGCTTCCCTCCTTCAATTCGAGCATCATTGCGTACATCAACGCATCCACCCCGGAGCACATGATCGGTCGCGTGCACTCGGTGCAGGGCATCCCGAACATGGCGTTGACCCCGCTGGCTGTTCTGCTGGCAGGCTTCCTCATTGTTGATTGGGGTATTACGTACACGGCGCTGTTCTACGCGGTGTTCATTTTCCTGTCGCTGGTGGTGATGGTATTCCAGAAGCCGCTACGTCAGCTGCCGCATATCTCGCAGGTAACGAACGCACAGTAG
- a CDS encoding DEAD/DEAH box helicase, with product MDLTFTLADLTATSACELRLYTELQERAQKQSAHPTPEKLDRAREAYRECLRALTAGGMVGSGVVGSEHAGGTARPVPLVATSAAGLTYTVELDRLDCPAADSTAESNTARIVCTPHLGEAAHRALLRGALAAHLLTASATKSATESAESTENAARLDLHLEHGANEYSAGSESEPTEYAEHHSPVPQPHRVDSARILPLIRLQEQRLLSLTEALNEGVEPAELAERIPYFLTCGECPACLNAAAPLALATDAPELVTEDAVEDTAEDTTENPETEEHPVMYRVPAAVENDSEQYRLQCLLDAQLASLEEHAAEHGWGAGELEAAMLLSMTNYHRRERAPFWREHIRRLEDGPTAWVASRDYAYLDRVQVLSVEHAHALLNTPADLEALAAAMKEPAEIEDAPGWYRVRGAQVRLLRARIEADPSLVIAPSDRAVFCTYEAGLSPQIALDRMESQLNYFRASNPGERVPAELAATGFFGMRVLAVAQGGFRAGSEDSTDPEETAAESTGEFLEVLLQERIRVKDEPHRALPSGIGPGDPVSTATIEAALQSDVHGLLFGGALMPSTLMPSGPITDEDSEPSDAPASPSALPSVLDAAASLTGVESASADLLFRRAPRLKKSASNAKNAENLPREVDFPASDLPTVDAVHAAVRALDRSYVAVQGPPGAGKTFLASHVIARLVAEGAKVGVVAQSHAVIENLMLACCARDGFDVSRAVRLRGKSVTPDAPWSEVSDSELVELISGAGGLLFGGTVWDYVSERRVPAGSLDVLVVDEAGQFSLTNTVAAARAARSVLLLGDPQQLPQVSTGVHPYPVDVSALGWLSDGAAALDPRFGYFLGESWRMDSALCERVSWLSYDGALASAAATAGRTLQGIEPGVVSYPVEHAGCSVRSVQEAQAVVDCVRELLGREWVPAAGAEPRPLAAEDCIVVAAYNAQVDCVREALIAAGLADSSGAGVRVGTVDKFQGQEAAVVLVSLASSRVDSGRGTGFVLSPNRLNVAVSRGQWRAVLVHSPWVARSVPQGVKEVLALSGFAGLVE from the coding sequence ATGGACCTTACCTTCACCCTCGCTGATCTGACCGCCACCTCCGCATGCGAGCTGCGACTCTACACCGAGCTTCAGGAGCGTGCGCAGAAGCAGTCTGCCCACCCGACCCCCGAGAAGCTGGATCGCGCCCGCGAAGCGTACCGCGAGTGCCTGCGAGCGCTGACCGCCGGTGGAATGGTCGGCAGTGGAGTAGTCGGCAGTGAGCACGCGGGCGGCACAGCGCGCCCGGTGCCCCTGGTGGCGACCTCCGCGGCGGGGCTGACCTACACGGTGGAGCTCGACCGCCTCGACTGCCCGGCTGCGGACAGCACCGCCGAGAGCAATACCGCCCGGATCGTCTGCACCCCGCACCTGGGTGAGGCGGCGCATCGGGCACTGTTGCGCGGTGCCCTGGCGGCGCACCTGCTGACCGCTAGTGCAACCAAGAGCGCCACCGAAAGCGCCGAGAGCACCGAGAATGCCGCACGCCTCGACCTTCATCTGGAGCACGGCGCGAATGAGTACAGCGCGGGGTCCGAATCGGAACCCACTGAGTACGCTGAGCACCACTCCCCCGTTCCTCAACCTCACAGGGTTGATTCGGCGCGTATTCTTCCGCTGATTCGCCTGCAGGAGCAGCGCCTCCTCTCGCTCACCGAGGCACTGAACGAGGGCGTGGAACCGGCGGAACTTGCCGAGCGCATCCCGTATTTTCTGACCTGCGGCGAGTGCCCGGCGTGCCTGAACGCGGCGGCACCTCTTGCCCTCGCGACCGACGCCCCGGAGCTCGTCACCGAAGACGCCGTTGAAGACACTGCCGAAGATACCACCGAGAATCCTGAAACTGAGGAGCACCCGGTCATGTACAGGGTGCCCGCCGCGGTGGAGAACGACAGCGAACAGTACCGCCTGCAGTGCCTGCTGGATGCCCAGCTTGCCTCCCTGGAGGAGCACGCGGCGGAGCACGGCTGGGGTGCCGGTGAGCTTGAGGCGGCGATGCTGCTGTCCATGACGAATTATCACCGCCGCGAGCGTGCCCCGTTCTGGCGTGAGCACATTCGCCGCCTGGAGGACGGCCCGACGGCGTGGGTGGCGAGCCGCGATTACGCGTACCTTGATCGGGTGCAGGTGCTCTCGGTGGAGCATGCGCATGCTCTTCTGAACACCCCCGCAGACCTGGAGGCGCTTGCCGCCGCCATGAAGGAGCCCGCCGAGATTGAAGACGCCCCCGGCTGGTATCGTGTGCGCGGCGCGCAGGTGCGTCTGTTGCGTGCGCGAATTGAGGCTGACCCGAGCCTGGTGATTGCACCCTCTGACCGTGCGGTTTTTTGTACGTATGAGGCGGGGTTGAGCCCGCAGATTGCGCTGGACCGCATGGAGTCGCAGCTGAATTATTTCCGTGCGTCGAATCCGGGTGAGCGTGTGCCCGCCGAGTTGGCGGCGACCGGTTTCTTTGGCATGCGTGTGCTGGCTGTGGCGCAGGGTGGTTTCCGTGCCGGTTCCGAGGATTCTACGGACCCTGAAGAGACTGCCGCAGAGTCTACCGGCGAGTTCTTGGAGGTGCTTCTGCAGGAGCGCATCCGCGTGAAGGATGAGCCGCACCGCGCGCTGCCTTCGGGTATTGGTCCCGGTGATCCGGTGTCGACGGCGACGATTGAAGCGGCTCTGCAGTCTGATGTGCATGGGCTACTTTTCGGCGGTGCGCTAATGCCTAGCACCCTCATGCCTAGCGGCCCTATCACCGATGAAGATTCCGAGCCCTCTGATGCCCCCGCCTCCCCCAGCGCCCTACCGAGCGTGCTCGATGCGGCGGCTTCCCTGACGGGGGTGGAGAGCGCCTCCGCGGATTTGCTGTTCCGTCGCGCACCGCGCCTCAAGAAGAGCGCCTCGAACGCTAAAAATGCAGAAAATCTACCCCGTGAGGTTGATTTTCCCGCCTCTGACCTGCCTACGGTGGATGCCGTGCACGCGGCGGTTCGCGCTCTCGACCGCTCCTATGTGGCAGTTCAGGGCCCTCCCGGTGCGGGCAAGACCTTCCTCGCCTCGCATGTGATTGCGCGCCTGGTGGCGGAGGGCGCGAAAGTGGGCGTGGTGGCTCAGTCGCACGCGGTGATTGAGAATCTTATGTTGGCGTGCTGTGCCCGTGATGGTTTTGATGTTTCACGTGCGGTGCGTCTGCGCGGCAAGTCGGTGACCCCGGACGCCCCGTGGTCTGAGGTGTCTGATTCTGAGCTGGTGGAGCTGATTTCTGGTGCGGGCGGTCTGCTGTTTGGCGGCACGGTGTGGGATTACGTGAGTGAGCGTCGTGTGCCTGCCGGGTCGCTGGACGTGCTGGTGGTTGATGAGGCTGGCCAGTTCTCTCTGACGAATACGGTGGCGGCGGCTCGTGCGGCTCGTTCGGTGCTGCTGTTGGGCGATCCGCAGCAGTTGCCGCAGGTGTCGACGGGTGTGCACCCGTACCCGGTGGACGTTTCGGCGTTGGGTTGGTTGTCTGATGGTGCGGCGGCATTGGATCCTCGTTTTGGCTATTTCTTGGGTGAGTCGTGGCGTATGGATTCGGCGTTGTGTGAGCGGGTTTCGTGGCTGTCTTATGATGGCGCGTTGGCGAGCGCGGCGGCGACGGCTGGTCGTACTCTGCAGGGTATTGAGCCGGGTGTGGTGTCGTATCCGGTGGAGCATGCGGGCTGTTCGGTGCGTTCTGTGCAGGAGGCGCAGGCGGTGGTGGATTGCGTGCGTGAGTTGTTGGGTCGTGAGTGGGTTCCGGCGGCTGGCGCTGAGCCGCGCCCGTTGGCGGCTGAGGATTGCATTGTGGTGGCGGCGTATAACGCGCAGGTTGATTGTGTGCGTGAGGCGCTGATTGCCGCTGGACTGGCGGATTCTTCGGGTGCTGGCGTGCGCGTGGGCACGGTGGATAAGTTCCAGGGTCAGGAGGCTGCGGTGGTGTTGGTGTCGTTGGCGTCGTCGCGAGTTGATTCTGGGCGCGGTACCGGTTTTGTGCTCTCGCCGAATCGTTTGAATGTGGCGGTGTCGCGCGGTCAGTGGCGGGCGGTGTTGGTGCATTCGCCGTGGGTGGCGCGTTCGGTGCCGCAGGGTGTTAAGGAGGTGCTGGCTCTGTCGGGTTTCGCGGGCCTGGTGGAGTAG
- the dacB gene encoding D-alanyl-D-alanine carboxypeptidase/D-alanyl-D-alanine endopeptidase, whose product MPSNKHNTQTTTLTRRAALTLGGMLLLTACGSAATEQKHPEGSASPTGSATGSPTGTAEVTASATPSATPTLAPALPEGEQEQLRNALTALFADGTYPQYSLLVTGMDGNLPSIKATTAPADLYAANADTARVPASTFKVLTLFALNHYANLQARLRTRVTRDSAGLYLMAGGDTLLGAGASNPKQIVGRAGLTTLAELTVKALLQGEKPTAALPVYLDGTFFSGPGVNPGWDAADVASGQITPIHPIALESHTVPGKSTASNPVRPDDAAVAAQQAFVDALNTAGKESGMSFTLAERRTAPAEAAEIAAVESATLLEQAQHMMLESDNALAEVLGRCAAVAAGKEGSGEAAQQTVRQALVDAGVNIENLVQADVCGMSLTDRVTARTLVQVVALLNADEHAEQLMSTFPVAGVSGTLSGRFGAANAVHARTFVQAKTGTLYTVSSLCGVATRPDGTRLIFAIILNDLGGADALPAAKERVDAAAAAIANRSTAPSASASPSAVAPAASAPASDGASAPASEAASAPASEASAAAVSTAAAADAAS is encoded by the coding sequence ATGCCTTCCAACAAGCACAACACCCAGACCACCACCCTCACCCGCCGCGCCGCCCTCACCCTCGGCGGCATGCTCCTCCTCACCGCCTGCGGATCCGCCGCAACCGAACAGAAACACCCCGAAGGTTCCGCAAGCCCCACCGGCAGTGCAACCGGCAGCCCCACCGGCACCGCCGAGGTGACCGCCTCCGCAACCCCGAGCGCCACCCCAACCCTCGCCCCCGCACTGCCCGAGGGCGAACAGGAGCAGCTGCGCAACGCCCTCACCGCGCTCTTCGCGGACGGCACCTACCCGCAGTACAGCCTGCTCGTCACCGGCATGGACGGCAACCTGCCCAGCATTAAGGCAACCACCGCGCCCGCCGACCTGTACGCCGCCAACGCCGACACCGCGCGCGTGCCCGCCTCCACTTTTAAGGTGCTGACCCTGTTCGCACTCAACCACTACGCGAACCTGCAGGCGCGCCTGCGCACCCGCGTCACCCGCGACTCCGCCGGACTGTACCTCATGGCAGGCGGCGACACCCTGCTCGGTGCGGGCGCTTCCAACCCGAAGCAGATTGTCGGACGCGCAGGCCTGACCACCCTCGCCGAGCTGACCGTGAAGGCGCTTCTTCAGGGCGAGAAGCCGACCGCGGCGCTGCCCGTCTACCTTGACGGCACCTTCTTCAGCGGCCCCGGCGTGAACCCCGGCTGGGATGCCGCCGATGTGGCGTCCGGCCAGATCACGCCCATTCACCCCATTGCGCTCGAATCGCACACGGTGCCGGGCAAGTCCACCGCAAGCAACCCGGTACGCCCGGATGATGCGGCGGTTGCCGCCCAGCAGGCGTTCGTGGATGCACTCAACACCGCCGGCAAGGAGTCCGGCATGAGCTTCACCCTCGCGGAGCGCCGCACCGCCCCCGCGGAAGCAGCCGAAATCGCCGCGGTCGAGTCGGCAACCCTGCTGGAGCAGGCACAGCACATGATGCTCGAATCCGACAACGCTCTCGCCGAGGTGCTCGGCCGTTGCGCCGCCGTTGCCGCAGGTAAGGAAGGCAGCGGCGAGGCGGCACAGCAGACCGTGCGCCAGGCGCTCGTGGATGCCGGCGTGAACATTGAAAACCTGGTGCAGGCGGACGTGTGCGGCATGTCCCTGACGGACCGCGTGACCGCCCGAACCCTCGTGCAGGTTGTGGCTCTGCTGAATGCTGATGAGCATGCGGAGCAGCTGATGAGCACGTTCCCGGTCGCGGGCGTGAGCGGCACCCTGTCCGGTCGTTTTGGTGCGGCGAACGCCGTGCACGCACGCACTTTTGTGCAGGCGAAGACCGGCACCTTGTACACGGTGTCTTCGCTGTGCGGTGTGGCGACCCGACCCGACGGCACCCGCCTGATTTTCGCGATTATTCTGAACGATCTGGGCGGTGCGGATGCGCTGCCCGCCGCGAAGGAACGCGTGGACGCGGCGGCGGCGGCGATTGCGAACCGTTCGACTGCGCCGAGTGCTTCTGCCAGCCCCTCTGCGGTAGCGCCGGCTGCTTCTGCACCCGCTTCGGATGGGGCAAGTGCCCCGGCTTCTGAGGCCGCCTCGGCACCCGCTTCGGAAGCGTCCGCGGCGGCAGTTTCTACTGCGGCTGCGGCGGATGCAGCCTCCTAA
- the ppa gene encoding inorganic diphosphatase, which yields MELDVTIEIPRGSRVKYEVDHETGRLRLDRVLFTSMQYPTAYGYFENTLGEDGDPLDAMLILDVDVVPGVLVESRPVAVFNMTDEAGGDAKVLCVPTDKRYDHIKSLADVPEQLKAEIQHFFERYKDLEPGKWVKGEGWEDLAAAEKMVQEAIDRFAAEGH from the coding sequence ATGGAACTCGACGTCACTATTGAAATTCCCCGCGGCTCCCGCGTGAAGTACGAAGTGGACCACGAGACCGGCCGCCTGCGCCTGGACCGTGTGCTGTTCACCTCCATGCAGTACCCCACCGCTTACGGCTACTTCGAGAACACCCTGGGTGAGGACGGCGACCCGCTGGACGCAATGCTGATCCTGGACGTTGACGTTGTTCCCGGCGTGCTGGTTGAATCCCGCCCGGTCGCAGTGTTCAACATGACCGATGAGGCTGGCGGCGACGCTAAGGTTCTGTGCGTCCCCACCGACAAGCGTTACGACCACATCAAGTCCCTGGCTGATGTTCCCGAGCAGCTGAAGGCTGAGATTCAGCACTTCTTCGAGCGTTACAAGGACCTGGAGCCCGGCAAGTGGGTTAAGGGCGAGGGCTGGGAAGACCTGGCTGCTGCTGAGAAGATGGTCCAGGAGGCTATCGACCGTTTCGCAGCTGAGGGTCACTAA
- a CDS encoding helix-turn-helix domain-containing protein, which produces MAFDATGFAQEFGAQVRAVRKYEKITQMELAWMVGLSDKTIRDIERGLPGPSIGAVLKVAQELGIELTIANPLT; this is translated from the coding sequence ATGGCATTCGACGCAACGGGGTTCGCACAGGAATTTGGTGCCCAGGTTCGCGCCGTCCGCAAGTACGAAAAAATCACCCAAATGGAGTTGGCATGGATGGTTGGGCTCAGCGATAAAACAATCCGCGATATTGAGCGTGGGCTACCCGGCCCGTCAATTGGTGCGGTCCTCAAGGTCGCCCAAGAGCTCGGCATCGAGCTGACTATTGCCAACCCCCTCACCTAA
- the tilS gene encoding tRNA lysidine(34) synthetase TilS, protein MQNGRAGRLHPAVGTARRHLAAALEKLLGAGSIKATGRSRTASTADAADLPLLLVACSGGPDSLALAAIAAHFARRGDVRVGAIIVDHDLQEDSAAVAAQTAQTLTDLGLHPVITEKVQVPVGNMGPEMAARTARYTAFTKAVEATGARAVLLGHTLDDQAETVLLGLSRGSGTRSLAGMPPVRVEEGVTYLRPFLGLRRTDMLNICDAETLTPWIDPTNADQSLMRARIRHSVLPYLEEHLGGDVARSLARTASVAGPDAEYLDEQAHAAYKQALLPAGTAVRGIECEDAVLLDRAQVAALHPALRLRVLATACKAAGGENPGFERLQALDSFTAEYAVAGPVQMPGHVSAYRRRKIVHPATGERLDVLVLVPTRP, encoded by the coding sequence ATGCAGAATGGACGCGCAGGACGCCTGCACCCCGCCGTCGGCACTGCCCGCCGCCACCTCGCCGCCGCCCTCGAAAAGCTCCTTGGCGCCGGAAGCATCAAAGCCACCGGACGCTCCCGCACCGCCTCCACCGCGGACGCCGCCGACCTGCCCCTGCTCTTGGTCGCCTGCAGCGGCGGCCCCGACTCCCTCGCGCTGGCGGCCATCGCCGCGCACTTCGCCCGCCGCGGCGACGTGCGCGTAGGTGCCATCATCGTCGACCACGACCTACAAGAAGACTCCGCCGCGGTCGCCGCGCAGACCGCGCAGACCCTCACCGACCTGGGGCTTCACCCCGTCATCACCGAAAAAGTGCAGGTTCCCGTCGGGAACATGGGCCCCGAAATGGCGGCGCGCACCGCCCGCTACACCGCCTTCACGAAAGCTGTTGAAGCCACCGGCGCCCGCGCCGTGCTGCTCGGCCACACCCTCGACGACCAGGCAGAAACCGTGCTGCTCGGCCTAAGTCGCGGCTCCGGCACACGCTCCCTTGCCGGTATGCCGCCGGTGCGCGTCGAAGAGGGCGTCACCTACCTGCGCCCCTTCCTCGGTCTGCGCCGCACCGACATGCTCAATATCTGCGACGCCGAAACCCTCACCCCCTGGATTGACCCGACCAACGCCGACCAGTCCCTCATGCGTGCCCGCATCCGCCACAGCGTGCTGCCCTACCTGGAGGAGCATCTCGGCGGGGACGTCGCCCGCTCCCTGGCGCGCACCGCCTCCGTAGCTGGCCCCGATGCCGAATACCTCGACGAGCAGGCACATGCCGCCTACAAGCAGGCGCTCCTACCCGCCGGAACCGCCGTGCGCGGCATCGAATGTGAAGACGCCGTGCTACTGGACCGTGCGCAGGTGGCGGCGCTGCACCCGGCGCTTCGTCTGCGTGTGCTTGCGACCGCCTGCAAGGCCGCCGGAGGAGAGAACCCCGGCTTCGAGCGACTGCAGGCGCTGGACTCTTTCACCGCCGAATACGCGGTAGCTGGGCCCGTTCAGATGCCCGGTCACGTGAGCGCGTACCGCCGCCGCAAAATTGTGCATCCAGCAACCGGTGAACGCCTGGACGTGCTCGTATTAGTGCCAACTCGACCCTAA
- the hpt gene encoding hypoxanthine phosphoribosyltransferase has protein sequence MQAIDVQDDIKNVLFSKEEINAKVAELAARIDEDYAGKDVLLVGVLKGAIMIMADLSRALKGHYTMDWMAVSSYGSGTKSSGVVRILKDLDTDLVGRNVLIVEDIIDSGLTLAWLQQNLISRGAASVEICTLLRKPKVVKADVEVKYVGWDIEPEFVVGYGLDFAEKYRNLDCVATLHPHVYS, from the coding sequence GTGCAGGCTATCGACGTGCAGGACGATATTAAGAACGTTCTCTTCAGCAAGGAAGAGATTAACGCGAAGGTCGCCGAACTGGCGGCGCGCATCGACGAAGACTACGCCGGTAAGGACGTGCTGTTGGTGGGTGTTCTCAAGGGCGCCATCATGATCATGGCTGACCTTTCCCGCGCTCTCAAGGGCCACTACACTATGGACTGGATGGCTGTTTCCTCGTACGGTTCCGGCACCAAGTCCTCCGGCGTTGTGCGTATCCTCAAGGACCTGGACACCGACCTGGTGGGCCGCAACGTCCTGATCGTTGAAGACATCATTGACTCCGGCCTGACCCTGGCATGGCTGCAGCAGAACCTGATTTCTCGCGGCGCAGCTTCCGTTGAGATTTGCACCCTGTTGCGCAAGCCCAAGGTTGTCAAGGCTGACGTTGAGGTCAAGTACGTCGGCTGGGACATCGAGCCCGAGTTCGTTGTTGGTTACGGCCTGGACTTCGCTGAGAAGTACCGCAACCTGGACTGCGTCGCAACCCTGCACCCGCACGTTTACTCCTAA